One stretch of Akkermansiaceae bacterium DNA includes these proteins:
- a CDS encoding ATP-binding cassette domain-containing protein, translated as MAAPDDQAPRKHRPINRLRGWLERMPVLRRLSPSEPGGMKHAGNLVDVFATFVSLDSRVDRAEAEVALDLLRHAFPEADHGWLARRLHHALANPQSPEVVARTLRHQIGTNEIISLGLQLYLLVVASGSALRSRQAFAKVMQSLEAEGIGAAIMAEMNGEMPTSPLPFDKVVFSSQTHADVLLPSDNTGFAFCAYRSEGLILIRNTGKQPIWVSGSSLETGQCLRLRHHQSIGLPSWTLTAEDIRFFLNSARTGQRQTLYLNKSGSHLSAERVRSRQSKVRLDFGLNVHVEALVKTGISLSSGEVLQPGTRYELPVLDHLLLENGAETSLESLRKQSMETGSRFKMDAGRQQCLVSNDPSALKRGDVLLTSGLARRAVLKINYNAQSAQGSLSVIDAERIVIVDGHPVRSECKLVDGSLIRLSPNQAVRCRFSEGFLDEERAVIRELTVENLNHRYGNDKVVLDNVAFSVKRGEMLCIMGPSGSGKSTLLASLAGHLKPTRGRVLLNDISLYEHRPQLAPFIASMPQEEALNPQLTVREHLAHASTVRRPHLSSREHSKRVDSILAELALQPLARRRVGSPGEKTLSGGERGRLNLGLDLGSAAEIFLFDEPISGLSSKDSEHVAETLHALSRDNIVIASLHRPGARVLRLFDKVLMLDQGGRVAFFGTPLAMGQYFRDACKELNILPPMRLKSQQAQQAGADFVFDVLETPLHGIAGRESGGVRRFPSTFWQERFEGSQLVDEVAKGSKPEQSQTVDVTLSEDHMAVPTRSRKQRGAEWLRLFRTHLVRSLMSKFRNRGTIYSILLEAPLLALLIGVTLRASPDGGYSFHTGLHLPVYLFLTATIGMFLGLTNSATEILRDSPVLRRERNCRSGTFLYVTAKFLALAILALIQCAIYTWLGHFMLDIHGMFVIHWGWMTVTALCGTSMALVVSSIVTTERAALSSVPLLLVPQILLAGALVSFDEMNRGLFKGAAEGRAAGAEPFPARFMPLRYAYEGMIVSQATQNPFEHQRRRLQGEIDPLKERNDQRFSGNEEQGLQPSESERLNILTEALTRLMAAEARTVEEADELSWRIAHAGRRKDMDALLAIPPYPDDETIYTKPVRDFFVNIRTDLLVSKAEIDRLDYRQKTKRSIFLAERKYWLGITSKTTHACLWVIAGCISLCQLATMIFLQIRSQRVR; from the coding sequence GTGGCAGCACCCGATGACCAAGCCCCGCGCAAACACCGCCCGATTAACCGCCTCCGGGGATGGTTGGAGCGTATGCCCGTCCTCAGAAGACTGAGCCCCTCCGAACCCGGGGGGATGAAACATGCCGGCAACCTGGTCGACGTCTTCGCCACCTTTGTGTCGCTCGATAGTCGGGTCGACCGGGCCGAGGCCGAGGTGGCACTCGACCTTCTCAGGCATGCCTTTCCCGAGGCCGACCACGGCTGGCTGGCCCGCCGGCTGCATCATGCGCTGGCAAACCCACAATCGCCTGAAGTGGTGGCCAGGACACTACGCCACCAGATCGGAACCAACGAGATCATATCACTAGGTCTTCAACTCTACCTTCTGGTTGTGGCATCTGGCTCCGCACTGCGGAGTCGTCAGGCCTTTGCCAAGGTCATGCAAAGCCTGGAGGCCGAGGGGATAGGTGCCGCAATCATGGCCGAAATGAACGGGGAAATGCCGACGTCGCCCCTGCCATTCGACAAGGTTGTGTTTTCGAGCCAGACCCACGCGGATGTGCTGCTGCCTTCCGACAACACAGGTTTTGCATTCTGTGCCTATCGCTCCGAGGGATTGATCCTGATACGCAACACGGGCAAACAACCCATCTGGGTCAGTGGCAGCTCCCTTGAAACCGGGCAATGCCTACGTCTCCGCCACCACCAAAGCATCGGCCTGCCATCCTGGACACTCACCGCCGAGGATATTCGCTTTTTCCTGAACTCCGCCCGGACCGGGCAAAGACAGACGCTGTATCTCAACAAAAGCGGATCGCATCTTTCCGCCGAGCGTGTCCGGTCGCGGCAAAGCAAGGTGCGACTTGATTTCGGCCTCAACGTCCATGTCGAGGCTCTTGTCAAGACCGGCATCTCCCTCTCGTCCGGTGAGGTCCTCCAGCCCGGGACTCGTTACGAACTGCCGGTGCTGGACCATTTGTTGTTAGAAAACGGCGCGGAGACCAGTCTCGAATCGCTACGCAAGCAATCGATGGAGACCGGGAGCCGGTTCAAGATGGATGCAGGCAGGCAGCAATGCCTCGTCTCCAACGACCCCTCGGCGCTAAAACGTGGCGATGTCCTGCTGACTTCCGGACTGGCACGCAGGGCGGTGTTAAAAATCAACTACAATGCCCAGTCTGCCCAAGGCTCCCTATCGGTCATTGATGCCGAACGCATCGTGATCGTCGACGGGCATCCCGTCAGGAGCGAATGCAAACTCGTCGACGGCTCCCTGATCCGCCTCAGCCCAAACCAGGCGGTTCGGTGTAGGTTCAGTGAGGGTTTCCTGGACGAGGAACGTGCCGTCATCAGGGAGTTGACCGTAGAAAACCTGAACCATCGCTATGGCAATGACAAGGTCGTGCTCGATAACGTCGCCTTCTCGGTCAAACGCGGGGAAATGCTCTGTATCATGGGTCCCAGCGGCAGTGGTAAGAGCACCCTGCTGGCCTCTCTGGCCGGTCATCTTAAACCGACCCGGGGACGGGTCCTGCTGAATGACATCTCACTTTACGAACATCGACCGCAACTGGCTCCATTTATCGCCAGCATGCCCCAAGAAGAGGCGCTGAACCCGCAGCTCACGGTGCGGGAACACCTGGCTCACGCATCAACGGTTCGACGACCCCATCTTTCCTCACGGGAACACTCCAAGCGGGTTGACTCCATCCTCGCCGAACTGGCCCTGCAACCTTTGGCCAGAAGACGGGTGGGCTCCCCTGGAGAAAAAACCCTCAGCGGCGGCGAGCGGGGCCGACTCAATCTCGGCCTCGACCTGGGTAGCGCCGCGGAGATCTTCCTCTTTGACGAACCGATCTCAGGGCTTTCCTCGAAAGACTCTGAACATGTGGCCGAAACGCTGCATGCCCTCTCGCGCGATAACATTGTGATCGCATCCCTCCACCGCCCCGGTGCCCGGGTGCTGCGCTTATTCGATAAAGTCCTGATGCTTGACCAGGGGGGACGGGTCGCCTTTTTCGGCACACCACTGGCCATGGGGCAGTACTTCCGGGATGCCTGCAAGGAGCTGAATATCCTCCCACCGATGCGCCTCAAGAGCCAGCAAGCCCAACAAGCGGGTGCCGACTTTGTTTTTGATGTGTTAGAAACCCCCCTGCACGGTATCGCAGGAAGGGAAAGCGGTGGCGTCCGCCGATTTCCCTCCACCTTCTGGCAGGAACGCTTCGAGGGCAGCCAGCTGGTCGATGAAGTCGCCAAGGGAAGCAAGCCTGAACAAAGCCAGACGGTCGATGTCACCCTCAGCGAGGACCACATGGCCGTGCCGACACGTTCACGAAAACAACGTGGCGCCGAGTGGCTGCGCCTGTTCCGCACCCATCTGGTCAGATCACTGATGTCCAAATTCAGGAACCGCGGCACGATCTACAGCATCCTGCTGGAAGCCCCCCTGCTGGCCTTGCTCATAGGGGTCACACTGCGTGCCTCCCCGGACGGAGGATACTCATTCCATACCGGGCTGCACCTCCCGGTTTACCTTTTCCTGACCGCCACCATCGGCATGTTCCTGGGCCTGACTAACAGCGCTACGGAAATCCTGCGCGACTCCCCCGTTCTTCGACGCGAGCGCAACTGCCGGTCGGGCACCTTCCTCTATGTCACCGCCAAATTTCTGGCGCTGGCCATTCTCGCCCTGATTCAATGTGCCATCTACACCTGGCTGGGGCATTTCATGTTGGATATCCACGGTATGTTTGTCATCCACTGGGGGTGGATGACCGTCACGGCTCTGTGTGGCACATCCATGGCGCTGGTGGTCTCATCCATCGTCACTACCGAACGGGCCGCGTTGAGCTCAGTCCCACTGCTGCTGGTGCCACAAATCCTTCTCGCGGGAGCGCTGGTTTCCTTTGATGAAATGAACCGCGGTTTGTTCAAGGGAGCCGCTGAAGGCCGCGCAGCGGGTGCCGAGCCATTCCCGGCGCGCTTCATGCCGCTGCGTTATGCCTATGAAGGCATGATTGTCAGCCAGGCGACACAAAACCCCTTTGAACATCAACGCCGTAGGCTACAGGGTGAAATCGATCCCCTCAAGGAGCGGAACGACCAACGTTTTTCCGGCAACGAAGAGCAGGGCCTGCAGCCGTCAGAAAGTGAGCGTCTCAATATCCTGACCGAAGCCCTCACCCGGCTGATGGCGGCCGAGGCCCGGACGGTTGAGGAAGCAGATGAGCTTTCTTGGCGCATCGCCCATGCAGGCCGCAGAAAGGATATGGATGCCCTGCTGGCCATCCCCCCCTATCCAGATGATGAAACCATTTACACCAAGCCGGTGAGGGACTTTTTTGTCAACATACGCACAGACCTGTTAGTCAGTAAGGCGGAGATCGACCGGCTCGATTACCGGCAAAAAACAAAACGGAGTATTTTCCTTGCCGAGCGGAAATACTGGTTAGGCATAACCAGCAAAACCACCCACGCCTGCCTATGGGTGATCGCCGGCTGCATCTCCCTCTGTCAACTCGCAACGATGATCTTCCTGCAAATCCGCAGTCAACGGGTCAGGTGA
- a CDS encoding metallophosphoesterase family protein, translating to MRYAIVSDIHANLQAWEAVVDDMAGLQIDHIICLGDIVGYGPDPSPVTQAIRKLASVAVVGNHDAAVCGRMDTSLFNDNASEAIAWTKGKLSDDDSRYLRQLPEKARPEGAGFLVVHAEVVEPMAFGYILDEETARVNFAACDDRIIFIGHSHRAGVFMEQPSGEISLHDPYDFCCDAQNRYIINPGSVGDPRSTSIVASYAIYDDLTRDVHFRRIAFDIEAFRANIDATELVSRPFFLRYLEEIALGGAAGAYSIPSVQETDSVPRINLASPKIVVKKKDPFVKVGIGVILVALGAGIWFFSHNTKRSVEKSTAAQKVAGRQSGKTSSSSVVAGEAKNGGLPEVTEQLPVTARFVRISLPRDGYLCLAEVEVYSGGINVALKGKATQSSNISGFSTADKAIDGDISGRYHEQHMTHTQLGTGNWWLLDLGKDYPIDQLVVWNRNEGRNPEEYETLWARLDGYTLQLLDQDKNPVFLRKNNPGKGVRNIVK from the coding sequence ATGCGTTACGCGATCGTTTCCGACATTCATGCCAACCTCCAGGCCTGGGAGGCGGTGGTGGATGATATGGCGGGTCTGCAAATCGACCACATCATCTGCTTGGGTGACATTGTTGGTTATGGACCTGACCCTTCTCCGGTTACGCAAGCCATCCGCAAACTCGCCAGCGTGGCTGTGGTAGGCAATCATGACGCCGCAGTGTGTGGCAGGATGGACACCTCGCTCTTTAACGACAATGCCAGTGAGGCCATCGCCTGGACCAAGGGGAAGTTGTCGGATGACGACTCGCGGTATCTTCGACAGCTGCCGGAGAAAGCACGGCCGGAGGGAGCCGGCTTTCTTGTCGTCCACGCGGAAGTGGTCGAGCCAATGGCCTTTGGTTACATCCTCGACGAAGAGACTGCCAGGGTGAACTTCGCAGCCTGTGACGACCGGATTATCTTTATCGGCCATTCACACCGGGCCGGGGTGTTTATGGAGCAGCCGTCGGGTGAAATCAGCCTCCATGATCCCTATGATTTTTGCTGTGATGCTCAGAATCGATATATCATCAACCCCGGCTCGGTGGGCGATCCAAGGAGCACAAGTATCGTGGCGTCCTACGCGATCTATGACGACCTGACAAGGGATGTGCATTTCCGGCGTATCGCGTTTGATATCGAGGCGTTTCGAGCCAACATCGATGCGACGGAGCTGGTGAGCCGACCGTTCTTCTTGCGTTACCTCGAGGAGATTGCGCTAGGTGGTGCGGCAGGGGCTTACTCCATTCCCTCGGTTCAGGAAACCGACAGTGTGCCTCGGATCAACCTGGCAAGTCCGAAGATAGTGGTCAAAAAGAAAGACCCTTTTGTCAAGGTGGGCATTGGGGTGATCCTGGTCGCGCTTGGCGCGGGTATCTGGTTTTTTTCCCACAACACAAAGCGCTCGGTCGAAAAGTCAACGGCTGCCCAAAAAGTGGCTGGAAGGCAATCCGGCAAAACCTCTTCATCGTCGGTGGTGGCCGGGGAAGCAAAGAACGGGGGGCTGCCTGAAGTGACTGAGCAACTACCGGTGACTGCCCGGTTTGTCCGGATTTCATTACCGCGCGACGGATACCTTTGCCTTGCAGAAGTGGAGGTCTATAGCGGTGGTATCAACGTCGCATTGAAGGGGAAGGCCACGCAGTCATCGAACATCAGTGGTTTCAGTACTGCAGACAAGGCCATCGATGGCGATATATCGGGTCGTTACCATGAGCAGCACATGACGCACACACAGTTGGGAACAGGGAATTGGTGGCTGCTCGACCTAGGTAAGGATTACCCCATCGATCAATTGGTGGTATGGAATCGAAACGAAGGCAGGAATCCGGAGGAATACGAAACCCTGTGGGCACGACTCGATGGTTATACACTTCAACTGCTCGATCAGGACAAAAACCCGGTGTTCCTGAGAAAAAACAACCCGGGAAAAGGCGTCCGGAACATCGTTAAGTAA